In the Pseudonocardia sediminis genome, CCCGGACTCCAGCGCCGTCTCCAGCACGTCGGCCGCCTCCTCCGCCGACGGTCGCCGCGCGCCGGGCATCCGCAGCGGCGCCTGGGCGTCCCCGGCGAGCAGCCCGGCCAGAGCGTCGAGACGCTGCTCCAGCGGGGCGTCGACGAGGTCGGTGCCGTCGAGGTGGAGCAGGTCGAAGAAGAACGGGCTCAGCATCGCCTCGGAGCCCTGACCGTCCGGCCCGTCGGACCCGAACCGGCTCATCGTGTCCTGGAACGGGCGCGGGCGGCCGTCGTCGTCCAGGGCCAGGGTCTCCCCGTCGAGCACCACCGTCTCGCACGGCAGTGCCCGGACCTGCGCGATCAGCTCCGGGACGCCGTCGGTGATCTCGCGCAGCGTGCGGGTCCAGACCCGGACCTCGTCGCCGCGGCGGTGTACCTGGATCCGTGCGCCGTCGAGCTTGTGCTCCACCGTGACCTCGGGCCCGAGGCCGGCCAGCGCGGCGTCGAGGGAGTCGCCGGGGCTCGCCAGCATCGGCCGGATCGGGCGTCCGACCTCCAGCGCGACGACCTCCAGGGCCTCGGCGCCGCCGGTCAGCGCGGTGACGGCGGTGCCCGGCAGCCGCCCGGAGAGCATGAACGCCCGCCGCACCGTCGCCGTCGGGACCTCGGCGGCGGCCGCGATCGCCTCCACCATCAGGCCCTCCAGCGCGCCCTGGCGCAGCTCGCCGGTCAGCAGCCGGTGCAGGAAGCGCTGCTCGTCGGCGGTCGCGGTGCCGTAGAGCCCGGCCAGCAGGTCGCGCCGCCGAGCGG is a window encoding:
- a CDS encoding ATP-dependent DNA ligase yields the protein MLFSDVVATSAAVGATRSRKEKSAALAAVLGRAAPEEVEPVTAWLAGDLRQGRIGTGWRTLSGLDAEVAAEPSLTVGRVDATLDDLAATSGTGSAARRRDLLAGLYGTATADEQRFLHRLLTGELRQGALEGLMVEAIAAAAEVPTATVRRAFMLSGRLPGTAVTALTGGAEALEVVALEVGRPIRPMLASPGDSLDAALAGLGPEVTVEHKLDGARIQVHRRGDEVRVWTRTLREITDGVPELIAQVRALPCETVVLDGETLALDDDGRPRPFQDTMSRFGSDGPDGQGSEAMLSPFFFDLLHLDGTDLVDAPLEQRLDALAGLLAGDAQAPLRMPGARRPSAEEAADVLETALESGHEGIVVKALDAPYAAGRRGKAWQKVKPVHTLDLVVLGAEWGYGRRTGSLSNIHLGARDPDGGDPVMVGKTFKGMTDELLAWQTATFPEYAREDGDGDGGGHGVVLLRPELVVEIALDGAQRSTRYPGGVALRFARVLRYRPDKTPAEADDLEEVRRLLST